One genomic region from Phocoena sinus isolate mPhoSin1 chromosome 3, mPhoSin1.pri, whole genome shotgun sequence encodes:
- the KIF20A gene encoding kinesin-like protein KIF20A isoform X1, with translation MSQGILSPPAGLLSDEEVVVSPMFESTAADLGSVVRKDLLSDCSVISTSLEDKQQVPSEDSTEKVKVYLRVRPLLSSELERQEDQGCVRIENIETLALQAPKDSFAQKSNERGIGQATHRFTFSQIFGPEVGQECFFNLTVKEMVKDVLKGQNWLIYTYGVTNSGKTHTIQGTIKDGGILPRSLALIFNSLQGQLHPTPDLKPVLSNEVMWLDSKQIRQEELKKLALLNGGLQEEELSTSLKKNVYIESRMGTSTSFDSGIAGLSSTSQFTSSSQLDETSHQWAQPDTAPVSVPADVRFSIWISFFEIYNELLYDLLELHSQQRKRQTLRLCEDQNGNPYVKDLNWIHVQDAEEAWKLLKVGRKNQSFASTHLNQNSSRSHSIFSVRILHLQGEGDIIPKISELSLCDLAGSERCKDQKSGERLKEAGNINTSLHTLGRCITALRQNQQNRSKQNLVPFRDSKLTRVFQGFFTGRGRSCMIVNVNPCASTYDETLHVAKFSAITSQLVHAPPVQLGFPSLHSFIKEHSLRASPSLETGAKTDPCLDNDIENEVDISTYGKEELLQVVGAMKALLLKERQEKLRLEMQLRDEICNEMVEQMQQREQWCSEHLDTQKELLEEMYEEKLTILKESLTSFYQEELQERDEKIEELEALLKEARQQPVAHQQSVSELSLRRSQRLVASASTQQLQEIKAKLEQCKAELNSTTEELQKYQKMLEPPPSAKPFIVDVDKKLEEGQKNIRLLRTELQKLGESLQSAERACCHSTGAGKLRQALATCDDILIKQDQTLAELQNNMMLVKLDLRKKAACIAEQYHTVLKLQGQASTKKRLGANQENQQPNQQPPGKKPFLRNLLPRTPTCQSSTDCSPYARILRSRCSPLLKSGPFGKKY, from the exons ATGTCGCAAGGGATCCTTTCTCCACCAGCCGGCTTGCTGTCGGATGAGGAGGTCGTAGTCTCCCCCATGTTTGAGTCCACAGCTGCAGATTTGGGATCTGTGGTACGCAAGGACCTGCTGTCAGACTGCTCTGTCATCTCCACCTCCCTGGAAGACAAGCAGCAG GTTCCAtctgaagatagtacagagaaggTGAAAGTATACCTGAGGGTCAGGCCCTTGTTATCTTCAGAGTTAGAACGACAGGAGGATCAG GGTTGTGTCCGTATTGAGAATATAGAGACCCTTGCCCTACAGGCACCCAAGGACTCTTTTGCCCAGAAGAGCAACGAGCGAGGAATTGGACAGGCCACCCACAGATTCACCTTTTCCCAG ATCTTTGGGCCAGAAGTGGGCCAGGAATGTTTCTTCAACCTGACTGTGAAGGAGATGGTCAAGGATGTACTTAAAGGACAGAACTGGCTCATCTATACATATGGAGTCACCAACTCAGGGAAAACCCACACAATTCAAG GTACCATCAAGGATGGTGGGATCCTGCCCCGGTCCCTGGCTCTGATTTTCAATAGTCTCCAAGGCCAACTTCATCCAACACCtgatctgaagcctgtgctctccaACGAGGTAATGTGGCTAGACAGCAAGCAGATCCGGCAGGAGGAATTGAAGAAACTGGCCCTGCTAAATGGAGGCCTCCAAGAG GAGGAGCTGTCCACCTCCTTGAAGAAGAATGTCTACATTGAAAGTCGGATGGGTACCAGCACCAGCTTTGACAGTGGCATTGCTGGGCTCTCCTCCACCAGTCAGTTTACCAGCAGTAGCCAGCTGGATG AAACGAGTCACCAATGGGCACAGCCAGACACTGCCCCAGTAAGTGTCCCTGCAGATGTTCGCTTCTCCATCTGGATCTCCTTCTTTGAGATCTACAATGAACTGCTTTATGACCTGTTAGAACTACATAGCCAGCAGCGCAAGAGGCAGACGCTGCGGCTGTGTGAGGATCAGAATGGCAATCCCTACGTGAAAG ATCTCAATTGGATTCATGTTCAGGATGCTGAGGAGGCCTGGAAACTCCTGAAAGTGGGTCGTAAAAACCAGAGCTTTGCCAGCACCCACCTGAACCAGAACTCCAGCCGCAG TCATAGCATCTTCTCAGTCCGGATCCTGCACCTTCAGGGGGAAGGGGATATAATCCCCAAGATTAGCGA GTTATCACTCTGTGATTTGGCTGGTTCTGAGCGCTGCAAAGATCAAAAGAGTGGTGAGCGCCTGAAGGAAGCAGGAAACATTAACACTTCTCTGCACACCTTGGGCCGCTGTATTACTGCCCTGCGCCAAAACCAGCAGAACCG GTCAAAGCAGAACCTGGTTCCCTTCCGTGACAGCAAGTTGACTCGAGTGTTCCAAGGCTTCTTCACAGGCCGAGGCCGCTCCTGCATGATTGTCAATGTGAATCCCTGTGCATCTACCTATGATGAGACCCTTCATGTGGCCAAGTTCTCAGCCATTACTAGCCAG CTTGTGCATGCTCCACCTGTGCAACTGGGATTCCCATCGCTACATTCATTCATCAAGGAACACAGTCTGCGGGCATCTCCCAGCTTAGAGACTGGAGCTAAAACAGACCCATGCCTTGATAATGATATTGAAAATGAAGTTGACATCTCCACATATGGCAAGGAG gAGCTTCTACAGGTGGTGGGAGCCATGAAAGCACTGCTTTTGAAAGAACGGCAGGAAAAGTTGAGGCTGGAGATGCAGCTCCGTGATGAAATTTGCAATGAGATGGTGGAGCAGATGCAACAACGGGAACAGTGGTGCAG TGAACATTTGGACACCCAAAAGGAACTACTAGAGGAAATGTATGAAGAGAAACTAACGATCCTCAAGGAATCACTGACAAGTTTTTACCAAGAAGAACTTCAG GAGCGGGATGAGAAGATTGAAGAGCTAGAAGCTCTcttgaaggaagccagacagcaGCCAGTGGCCCATCAACAATCAGTGTCAGAACTGTCCCTACGGCGGTCACAAAGGTTGGTGGCTTCTGCCTCCACCCAGCAGCTCCAGGAGATTAAAGCTAAACTGGAACAATGCAAAGCAGAGCTAAACTCCACCACTGAAG AGCTGCAGAAATATCAGAAAATGTTAGAACCACCACCCTCAGCCAAGCCCTTCATCGTTGATGTGGACAAGAAGTTAGAGGAGGGCCAGAAG AATATAAGGCTGCTGCGGACAGAGCTTCAGAAACTTGGTGAGTCTCTCCAGTCAGCAGAAAGAGCCTGTTGCCACAGCACTGGAGCAGGAAAACTTCGCCAAGCCTTGGCCACATGTGATGACATCTTAATCAAACAG GATCAAACCCTGGCTGAGCTGCAGAATAACATgatgctggtaaaactggacctTCGGAAGAAGGCAGCATGCATCGCGGAGCAGTATCATACTGTGCTGAAACTCCAAGGCCAGGCTTCTACCAAAAAGCGCCTCGGTGCCAACCAGGAAAACCAGCAACCAAACCAACAGCCCCCAGGGAAGAAACCCTTTCTTCGTAACTTACTGCCCCGAACACCCACCTGCCAAAGCTCAACAGACTGCAGTCCTTATGCCCGGATCCTGCGCTCACGGTGCTCCCCTTTACTCAAATCTGGGCCTTTTGGCAAAAAATACTAA
- the KIF20A gene encoding kinesin-like protein KIF20A isoform X2 — translation MSQGILSPPAGLLSDEEVVVSPMFESTAADLGSVVRKDLLSDCSVISTSLEDKQQVPSEDSTEKVKVYLRVRPLLSSELERQEDQGCVRIENIETLALQAPKDSFAQKSNERGIGQATHRFTFSQIFGPEVGQECFFNLTVKEMVKDVLKGQNWLIYTYGVTNSGKTHTIQGTIKDGGILPRSLALIFNSLQGQLHPTPDLKPVLSNEVMWLDSKQIRQEELKKLALLNGGLQEEELSTSLKKNVYIESRMGTSTSFDSGIAGLSSTSQFTSSSQLDETSHQWAQPDTAPVSVPADVRFSIWISFFEIYNELLYDLLELHSQQRKRQTLRLCEDQNGNPYVKDLNWIHVQDAEEAWKLLKVGRKNQSFASTHLNQNSSRSHSIFSVRILHLQGEGDIIPKISELSLCDLAGSERCKDQKSGERLKEAGNINTSLHTLGRCITALRQNQQNRSKQNLVPFRDSKLTRVFQGFFTGRGRSCMIVNVNPCASTYDETLHVAKFSAITSQEHSLRASPSLETGAKTDPCLDNDIENEVDISTYGKEELLQVVGAMKALLLKERQEKLRLEMQLRDEICNEMVEQMQQREQWCSEHLDTQKELLEEMYEEKLTILKESLTSFYQEELQERDEKIEELEALLKEARQQPVAHQQSVSELSLRRSQRLVASASTQQLQEIKAKLEQCKAELNSTTEELQKYQKMLEPPPSAKPFIVDVDKKLEEGQKNIRLLRTELQKLGESLQSAERACCHSTGAGKLRQALATCDDILIKQDQTLAELQNNMMLVKLDLRKKAACIAEQYHTVLKLQGQASTKKRLGANQENQQPNQQPPGKKPFLRNLLPRTPTCQSSTDCSPYARILRSRCSPLLKSGPFGKKY, via the exons ATGTCGCAAGGGATCCTTTCTCCACCAGCCGGCTTGCTGTCGGATGAGGAGGTCGTAGTCTCCCCCATGTTTGAGTCCACAGCTGCAGATTTGGGATCTGTGGTACGCAAGGACCTGCTGTCAGACTGCTCTGTCATCTCCACCTCCCTGGAAGACAAGCAGCAG GTTCCAtctgaagatagtacagagaaggTGAAAGTATACCTGAGGGTCAGGCCCTTGTTATCTTCAGAGTTAGAACGACAGGAGGATCAG GGTTGTGTCCGTATTGAGAATATAGAGACCCTTGCCCTACAGGCACCCAAGGACTCTTTTGCCCAGAAGAGCAACGAGCGAGGAATTGGACAGGCCACCCACAGATTCACCTTTTCCCAG ATCTTTGGGCCAGAAGTGGGCCAGGAATGTTTCTTCAACCTGACTGTGAAGGAGATGGTCAAGGATGTACTTAAAGGACAGAACTGGCTCATCTATACATATGGAGTCACCAACTCAGGGAAAACCCACACAATTCAAG GTACCATCAAGGATGGTGGGATCCTGCCCCGGTCCCTGGCTCTGATTTTCAATAGTCTCCAAGGCCAACTTCATCCAACACCtgatctgaagcctgtgctctccaACGAGGTAATGTGGCTAGACAGCAAGCAGATCCGGCAGGAGGAATTGAAGAAACTGGCCCTGCTAAATGGAGGCCTCCAAGAG GAGGAGCTGTCCACCTCCTTGAAGAAGAATGTCTACATTGAAAGTCGGATGGGTACCAGCACCAGCTTTGACAGTGGCATTGCTGGGCTCTCCTCCACCAGTCAGTTTACCAGCAGTAGCCAGCTGGATG AAACGAGTCACCAATGGGCACAGCCAGACACTGCCCCAGTAAGTGTCCCTGCAGATGTTCGCTTCTCCATCTGGATCTCCTTCTTTGAGATCTACAATGAACTGCTTTATGACCTGTTAGAACTACATAGCCAGCAGCGCAAGAGGCAGACGCTGCGGCTGTGTGAGGATCAGAATGGCAATCCCTACGTGAAAG ATCTCAATTGGATTCATGTTCAGGATGCTGAGGAGGCCTGGAAACTCCTGAAAGTGGGTCGTAAAAACCAGAGCTTTGCCAGCACCCACCTGAACCAGAACTCCAGCCGCAG TCATAGCATCTTCTCAGTCCGGATCCTGCACCTTCAGGGGGAAGGGGATATAATCCCCAAGATTAGCGA GTTATCACTCTGTGATTTGGCTGGTTCTGAGCGCTGCAAAGATCAAAAGAGTGGTGAGCGCCTGAAGGAAGCAGGAAACATTAACACTTCTCTGCACACCTTGGGCCGCTGTATTACTGCCCTGCGCCAAAACCAGCAGAACCG GTCAAAGCAGAACCTGGTTCCCTTCCGTGACAGCAAGTTGACTCGAGTGTTCCAAGGCTTCTTCACAGGCCGAGGCCGCTCCTGCATGATTGTCAATGTGAATCCCTGTGCATCTACCTATGATGAGACCCTTCATGTGGCCAAGTTCTCAGCCATTACTAGCCAG GAACACAGTCTGCGGGCATCTCCCAGCTTAGAGACTGGAGCTAAAACAGACCCATGCCTTGATAATGATATTGAAAATGAAGTTGACATCTCCACATATGGCAAGGAG gAGCTTCTACAGGTGGTGGGAGCCATGAAAGCACTGCTTTTGAAAGAACGGCAGGAAAAGTTGAGGCTGGAGATGCAGCTCCGTGATGAAATTTGCAATGAGATGGTGGAGCAGATGCAACAACGGGAACAGTGGTGCAG TGAACATTTGGACACCCAAAAGGAACTACTAGAGGAAATGTATGAAGAGAAACTAACGATCCTCAAGGAATCACTGACAAGTTTTTACCAAGAAGAACTTCAG GAGCGGGATGAGAAGATTGAAGAGCTAGAAGCTCTcttgaaggaagccagacagcaGCCAGTGGCCCATCAACAATCAGTGTCAGAACTGTCCCTACGGCGGTCACAAAGGTTGGTGGCTTCTGCCTCCACCCAGCAGCTCCAGGAGATTAAAGCTAAACTGGAACAATGCAAAGCAGAGCTAAACTCCACCACTGAAG AGCTGCAGAAATATCAGAAAATGTTAGAACCACCACCCTCAGCCAAGCCCTTCATCGTTGATGTGGACAAGAAGTTAGAGGAGGGCCAGAAG AATATAAGGCTGCTGCGGACAGAGCTTCAGAAACTTGGTGAGTCTCTCCAGTCAGCAGAAAGAGCCTGTTGCCACAGCACTGGAGCAGGAAAACTTCGCCAAGCCTTGGCCACATGTGATGACATCTTAATCAAACAG GATCAAACCCTGGCTGAGCTGCAGAATAACATgatgctggtaaaactggacctTCGGAAGAAGGCAGCATGCATCGCGGAGCAGTATCATACTGTGCTGAAACTCCAAGGCCAGGCTTCTACCAAAAAGCGCCTCGGTGCCAACCAGGAAAACCAGCAACCAAACCAACAGCCCCCAGGGAAGAAACCCTTTCTTCGTAACTTACTGCCCCGAACACCCACCTGCCAAAGCTCAACAGACTGCAGTCCTTATGCCCGGATCCTGCGCTCACGGTGCTCCCCTTTACTCAAATCTGGGCCTTTTGGCAAAAAATACTAA